The stretch of DNA GTACTGTGCTCATTAGTGAAAGGCATCCTGGGACTTGCAGTTTTGCAGCTTTTTCCTCACATACCTGGGCTGAACACCCAAGCTAGGGTCCAGTTGTTTCTGGGCCTTCAGCTCAGTTACACTTCCTTAATATCACGCATTTCTTGACATGAGGAGGTGATTGCAGACAGTTCCATTCTGACCACCCCCACAAACCCACAAGGAAGCCCTCATCCCTGATCCCTACAACCAAGGGAAAAGGAACTTGCTATGGGGcttctgagacccagagaggcaaCAGAGACCGTGAGTGAAAACCCTGAATTTAATGTGATACTGGGGGGAGCCCCATCCCTCCCTTTTTACCACCCACCCATCCGGCCTGTTGTGAGTTGGGTGAGGGCTGCCCCCAGTCTCCGTCCTGCGGCTCTGGGTGCCATCCTGTACTCAGTCAGCCTCCTGGGCCTGCCTCTCTGTGAATCTCCTGTGGGACATAAGGAGAAGACACTGTATGGGTTTTGTCGTATACAATCGGCCCCTTCCTACCCGCTGTTCTCTAAGCCCCTCACCTTCTTGCGTATTCATACAGCGCCTGCTTGCGCTCCTGCAGATTCTCCTGCCGGGCCCAGGAGGACTTGGCAAATGTTAGGGCTGTGGGTTGAGGGGTCACCGGGCCAGAGCTGGGGAACTGAGGTGATCACAATGTCAGAGGGCTTGCGAAGTCATCATCATTAAACACGCATCGAATGCCTACTTTGCAAGAGAGGCACTGTGCTAGGGTCTCAGGATCAAAAAAACAGATGTCAGGGACAGGGGATATGCAGACTGTCCCATCCCACCCCAAGTCTTGGACCTGCCCATTTTCTGGGTCTCACCTTGGGCATGGAGGCTGTGGGAAGGGCCTGGGTCCTCTCAGTGATGTCTTCAGGCATGAAAGTTACAGCTCCCTCAAGCAGATTAGTGATAGTCAAGTCTACACAGCCAGTCCTGGCTGggcagaagggaagagagaacaggACAGTCTGTTTCCCTGTTCACCTTCTCCCTTCACCACCCACTTTCCCTCTCTATGCCTGTCTCCTTACGTGAGTCTACCCTTTCTCATACCCAGGTCTCTCTGGATGACACCCAGTGGCACATGGGGTAAAACCTCCTTCACTCTCTGAGCCAGAGTTGCCAACTGCACATCAGGAGAAggtccaggggagggagggaaagaagactGGGctgcaaaaaagaaatacaaaataaggtGAGTGGAGAACTAGGAGGACGGAGAGGCTGACTAGTACAGGCATAAGGAAGAAAGCACAACAGGCTGAAACAAAGCTAAAAAGCTTTGTGTCCAGAGACCACACACCTGACTGGGGACGCAATCTGGGGTGTCTCTGTCGCTTCATGTGCTCTGCTTTGTCTGCTGGAGTGAGTTGTGTCCCTGTCTGGCCCAACTCTTTGGCCACCAGCTAGGGAGAATTGGAAGATTGGAAGTTTCTTaagccttcctctccttccccataaGGAAAGAACCCACCTCCACCCTGCCTGTGTCCCCTACCACCTGTTGTACACGGAGGGAGAAcgcctcactcccctcccccagctgtcgATGAACAGGACGAAGCCAcctgaaaaaaacaacccaggaCCATGTTGGGGGCACCCACTCTCCACTCTGATACCTCTTTTCTTGGAACAGTGGTGGTGAGGATAGGGgagatagtaaatactttataTTGCCTCTGTGGTAGCACCTTGATATTAAAAGATCTGCAAATGGACAGGGCAGAGGCAACTACTTCCTTGACCTTGAGACGAGTTTCTCCCAGCCACCAAAAAGTGAGGACAGTTAATACCTTACTTGATACACCGTGAAAGGGACGAAAAGTGACCACAGCAGTTCTGAGACCCAGGAGGCATCTGACACCGTCTGAGGGGAGGGCATGAGTGAGGTCTAAGCCAGGGCCAGGAGTGGGAAACTTCCCCTCCCAACCCAGAGCTTCCCTGTTGAACACACTCACCACAGAAACTAGGGGTCTCTGGACTCGCAGGGTAAGAGGCTGTACCACATCCTGGATAGAAAATGGCCAGGAActaaaagagggaagagatagtaGGATGGGATTCCAGCCAACCCAGTCAGCAGCTCATACCCAACTTAAAAACGGATAACTGTCAAACTGTACAAGTAGAAATATGGAGAATAAAGGGATTCAGGGGAAAGAACTAAAAGTGGACAGAAAGTAAATGAACTAGGAAGGGAGGGGGTAGGGCTGAAAAAGGCTGTGAAAACCCAAGGGCTCCCAGGCCTGACCACCTACACAGTTGGAGACAGATACCTGTGCTCACCCACCTGAAGCGCAGGAGCCCCTCCCGGCCATTGGTGGCCTCTTCCTCGGGGAATAGCagcagaggggtggggggaagcctCGTTGAAGCACAGAATCTCTTGAGTGACTCCACCAACTCCCCCCGTCCATCCATCTCCATGAAGCCCCGAGACCAGCACACAAAGCTGGGGGGACTATTGAGTAGAGGCTGGgaatgggaaggagagaaagcaagaagaaaagaatgttgagaaatgagaaaaacggACAAATGGGTAGAAAAAGGGGGTCAGAGGTAAGGGTCAGTATCTTGTGGTCCCCAAAGGAAACCCGGACACGGAGAGGGGAGCCTTGAGCTGGGCCCCAGGGAACCGCCCCGCGGCACTCTCGGCTTCGTCCCTAACTCACGGTGCTACAGCTGGTGAGCAAGTTGACTATGTTGTGGTCGAAAGGTGTCACGTGGTTGGAAATGAGGACCCTGACGCGGTGATCTCGGAGTCCGGAGTCCTCCTGCCGGGCCACGAGCCCCAGCACTGCACACATGGTCCGCACCACGAACCTGGGAACGCCGGCAGTGGTGACTGCGCGGCCTCCGGCCAGGCCCAGCCCCGACCCTCCCCGAGCGCCCGGGTCGGAACCTGCGAAGGACGCTGTCTGGTAGCGCGCAGCTGACCAGGAAGACGTGGATCCCAAGAAAGACGCGCAGGACGAGGAGGCAGAACCCGACTGGAGCGTAGAGCAGCAGCGCGAGAAGCAGGAAGCCGTCACCCGGGAGCCTGGGGGGCGAGAGGCGGGGTGATCGGCTGCCGAAGGCCAAGTGGACGCGGGAGCCGGTCTCTTCCCTCCGGGGGAATCTTACCGGTGCGAGTCAAAGAGCCGCTCCGGCCCCGGCGACGGGGGAGGCTCCATTGCCGCCGCTTTAGGGGTGCCGGGCCGACGCCACCGCCATCTTCGCACCCCGCCGCAGGGGCTCTTGGGAAGGCGGAGTCTTCGGGCATCCGCCCAGGGTGCCGGGACCCGAAATCCTGAGGCGCCCCGGAAGGGCTAGCGCTCCCAGCATGCCTCGCGGGCCCTTTGACCACCTCATAACTCGCGTCCCACTGGGACCACAATTCCCGGCATtcgcggggcgggggcggagtCGGCCTCCCGGAATCCTTGGTTCCGGCGTGCACTTCTGGAGACTTCAGGTACCGGCGTGCTCCGCGTTCCGCCGTCCGCCCGCTAAGCGTCCAGGGCGCCTCCTCTGTGCAGGGCGGGCGACGAGGCTCCCGAGGCGGAGCTGATGGCTGCACTGAGGGCGGGGCGGGGTGCAGTCTGGAGCCTCCGGGGATGGCGCGCTTTGGGAGGGGGTCGCTGGGGAAAGGGACCCCTGTTGACCCCTGACCTCCGGGCCTTGCTGACGTCAGGAACTCCTGACCCTCGGGCCCGAGTGACTTATGGGACCCCCAGTTTCGGGGCCCGGTTGTCTGTGGGAGTCCTTGAACCACGAACATGTCTGACGTCGGGGACTTCGGATCCCCGAGCACGGCTGATCCAGGGGACCCCAGATCCCCGGATCCGGGAAGACTCAGGGACCCCTGGAACCCGTCCGCGCGTGTGGCTGGCGGTGGCGCTGGGCGCTGGGGGGGCAGTGCTCTTGCTGTTGTGGGGCGGGGGTCGGGGTCCCCCGGCCGTCCTCGCCTCGGTCCTTGGCTCGCCGCCTCCCTCTCCCCGGAGCCAGTACAACTTCATCGCGGACGTGGTGGAGAAGACGGCCCCTGCCGTGGTTTATATCGAGATCTTGGGCCGGTAACGGTGGGGTAGACCCGGAGGAACTGAAACCGCGGGTAGAGGGCGGGCGAGAAGGAGGGGTCCGAGCCTCCTCACATCCGTGCttccccaacccccgcccccctATCCCAGGCACCCTTTTTCGGGCCGCGAAGTCCCTATCTCGAATGGCTCAGGATTCGTGGTGGCTGCCGACGGGCTCATCGTTACCAACGCTCATGTGGTGGCTGATCGGCGCCGAGTCCGTGTCAGGCTGCCTAGCGGCGATACGTATGAGGCCGTCGTCACAGCTGTGGATCCCGTGGCAGATATCGCCACGCTGAGGATTCAGACCAAGGTGGGGGTCTGGGCAGGCCATGTCTGGTTGGGGCTCTGAATTTGCTCACATCTCCAGATGACAGGTCTCTTGTACCCATTCTCCCTTAGGAGCCTCTCCCCACGCTGCCCCTGGGACGTTCAGCCGATGTCCGGCAAGGGGAGTTTGTTGTTGCCATGGGAAGTCCCTTTGCACTGCAGAACACGATCACATCCGGCATTGTCAGCTCTGCTCAGCGTCCAGCCAGAGACCTGGGCCTTCCCCAAACCAATGTGGAATACATCCAGACTGATGCAGCTATTGATGTGCGTCCTGATAAGAGAGAAATGACAGActaggttgggggagggggtagagGTGTGTGGTGCAAGAACCAGCTGTGATAGATGGTGGATTAGCCTGTATACAGAGGTTGGGTGGCAAAAACCGTGCCCACCCCTTCATGGGCTGGTAAAGGAGAGAATTTGGAGAAAGTGCCTCCATCCTGGTTTTGCCCCCAGGCATAGAGTCCCTGGATCTCTTCCATATTTTCTCCTTGTCCTGCAGTTTGGAAACTCTGGCGGTCCCCTGGTTAACCTGGTGAGTGGGACATCCTTTCCGAGAATCCCTGTCCCAGGTCAGTGTGGGAAGGGGTGGGTTTTCCCTAATTCAATGATGTTTGGTCAAGTTTCTGAGCAGTTTCTTGTTGGCTGTCTCCTGGAATCCAGCCAGATCTCCCCGACTCCCCAACACTCCCTGCTACTCTTGCTCAGGTACCCCCATCTCCTACTATTTGTTTGGGCTAGAGAATAGTGGGCTCTTTCCCAACAGGATGGGGAGGTGATTGGGGTGAATACAATGAAGGTCACAGCTGGAATCTCCTTTGCCATCCCTGCTGATCGCCTTCGAGAGTTTCTACATCGTGGAGAAAAGAAGAGTAAGCCTGGCTTGGGGGTAAAGGGTTTCCTTTAAGtagtggggggtggaggtgggggcttGTTGGAGAGGGGTCTGTTGGGAGGagcaggagggggaaggaaggatgtAGCTGGGTGGGGCCTATTTGTCCCTCTGTCACAGATTCCTGGTTTGGAAGCAGTGGGTCCCAGCGCCGCTACATTGGCGTGATGATGCTAACCCTGACTCCCAGGTATGAGCTATAGGGGTAGGGCCATCAGTGTAACCAGCTGTGGGCACCTGGCACTTCTGTTGAGCTTCATTCTCAGTTCTGTCTTTATCTAAGATGAGTTGCCTCATACTTGGAACTCTCAGAAGAGCTGTCCTCTCTCATTATCTTGATTTTCTCACCCCACTCCACTTTGCATACCTCCCACCTGATTGATTTCATCCCGTTATTGCTTTGATTTACAACCTCCAATCCATTAGCCTGGTGTTTAGGGGCCATTTTCCATGTCTTCAACTCAGCCTTCTGGACATGGCTTCCCTATGAGTATATTCTTTTCTGTCCAACTTGATTTCCTAATCCCATGTTTTCGTTTATGttgttctcattttatataaatatcagaCCAATCCTTCTAGGTTCAGCTAAAGTTATACCACCTCCTTCTAGCTTCTCTTAGGATTTTAGAATGGCATTAGTGCTATTGATTTAATACCGTGTCATTTGGAATTAGTTACCTTTTATATACATGTCCCACTTCCTAACTGCTAGAAGGCGGAAAGTGAATTGTTTGTGTCTCAAGAGGATCTAGTGCATGCCCTATCCAGAACTTATCAGTGTGTTGATGAGAGATTTCAGGCGAACCCAGAATTGGGAGAGTGCCGTGGTGTGGTTAACAAAGTGATCTGTGTCCTTTCAGCATCCTTGCTGAACTACAGCTTCGAGAACCAAGCTTTCCTGATGTTCAGCATGGTGTGCTCATCCATAAAGTCATCCTGGACTCCCCTGCACACCGGTGAGGGAGAGATTGCACTGGGAGGTGGAGATGGGTGAGGTGTTTATGTGCCCTTGGACTGGGCcatctcttccctcctttatctcTCTGTACACTTTTTGCCGTAGGGCTGGTCTACGGCCTGGTGATGTGATCTTGGCCATTGGGGAGCGGCTGGTACAAAATGCTGAAGATATTTATGAAGCCGTTCGAACCCAGTCCCAGCTGGCAGTGCGGATCCGGCGGGGACCGGAAACATTGACCTTATATGTGACCCCTGAAGTCACAGAATGAATGGATCAGCAAGAGTAGGAGGCTCCTGCTCTGATTTCTACCTTGCTTTCCTGGCTTGGGTTCTTATGGCACCTGgatggaggattaaatgaaccaGTTGGGGGCAGGTCCCTCCAACTACCAGCACCAATCCCTGGGCCCTGAGGAATCACAAAAAcactttttatataaaataaaattatacctaGCAACATGTTATACTCAAAAATGAGGGGAAGGGTGGCGCACTGCTCTTTCCCCCCACAAAAAGGCTAGAGGTAAAGCCGTATCTCCCTGAACTGAGAGGAGATATTGGGAGTTGACCATTCTGACCTCCCTATTTAAGAAAACGAGCTGCTGCTGTCTTTTCCTGGGCAGTCAATCAGGTGCGCCTCGTTGTGGCGTGCTTGGTTTGGTGCTGGGCCTGGGAGCAAAATTCCCCATGCCTGGCTACAGATCCAGACAGCTGGCGTAAAAGGAGGGCAATAACTTCTGCTTGACAGTTCTCCACCCACAGTGCACAATGGATGAGTGCTGTGGGCCTGCTGACGTCAAGGATTCCTTGGTAAGCTCCTGAGGTAATGGCAGCCTCAGACCCCTGCCATTAGGGGCCAGTTGTGGTCTGCAGAGGAAGGTGGTGGCACCTTAGATGATCTGGTTGCTGGTCTGGCCAGGGTAGCGTTCGAACCTCCTGTTGGCCTCTTCACTGAAGGCATCACCTGCAAGGTGAACATGTGGTTTGGGCAGGAAGATTGACCTGTTGTGGGGAAGGGTGGGTAGAAGTGGGGAGACTGGAAAATACGGAAGTGGGTGggaagacatagaaacaacctagggagaagagaatgaaggcctttccctcccatcccccagtcTTTCTGGCTTCTCTTCCCACCAAATACCAATGTGGCAGTTGTGCACCCAGATGCGATGTCCATCGTATTTGCAGTTACATTTCATTGCATTGTTGGTGAAGTCACTTTCTGCTACTTCAAAATTGGGGTTGATGACCACCTGTGAGTGGGAAAATGCCAGCTTAACCGGCTGCAGTCCTCAAATCCAGATGTGTCTTTAATAAACACTCCTCCCACGCAATAGCTGGAAATCCTAGATCCCAGGCACCTGCAGAATGTAGTTTCCTGGCTTCACATCTGTGATGTCAATCCACTGACAGTCGATGTCGTGCCGGTAGAGATCCCAGCAACCCACAGTAATGCCCTGCTCTCCAAAGTTGGCACACTCATACCTCTTGGAGACATCTGAAGAGATAAGCATATGTCAGTGTGAGGCAAGGCCATGGGGATGAGGAAACTGTAGTCTACTCTAGGCCTCAACTCACCCTCCTGACACTCGGTGTCTTCTAGACAGAAACTAGCTTTGTGGCCCTCAGCCACCTTGGTGCCGTTGGGGGTCAGGATATCATAGTGAGTGAAGATGTCCATACTGTGATAATGCCTGTGGGGACAAGGGAACCCCTGTTTCCTTCCCTGCCCACAGCAGGCTTGCCCCGTCCCCAGTGGCCTTGCCCTTCTACTTGACCCTCTCACCCATGACACTCATGCCACACCCAGGAGTGGCGCCCAGCCTTGGGCCTGAAGTCAGCGCGTCCCAGGTTGTGGATCTGGGAGGAGAATCGGAGCAGACGCCGGTGGCCGTAAGGCCAGTTGGCTGAGCGGGCCGAGCTAGCCAGGCAGTTCTCTTCAGCAGCACAGTACAACATGTGCAGGGGCCTGTCCTCAATGTACGCGGTCTCCTGCACCAGTGCTGAGTGCAGCAGCAGATCTGACGCGGCTGcaccaaggaaggaaggagagggttAGAACTCACTGCTGAGGGGCAGGGACAGATGGGAGTGCGTCCAttctcacccccagcccctgccccgcatccccttccccccacccccagaaagtTGGGTGAGACTGGTTTTCTGCAGGGAAGGCAGACCCCTCCGGATtgcagctctctctctccctgcaaaGGGGTAGCCCACAGCCTCCCTTCCCTGGCTTGAGTCACCCGACCCTTCACTCACTCTCAGAACAAATGACTCCAGCAGTGAAATGGCTTCCTGTCCTCTTGCAGGCGACGTGGGTGCCATGATGAGCACACTGGTCCAGGGACAGCTCGGTCCCTGTGCAGTGCACTCCACTCATCACCACCTCTGTTATATTCCCTGAGTCCCAGTACCAGGTCTCCTGGGGACATACAGAGGTGTTTTTGTGAGGCCACCATCCAGCCTCCCAGGCCAAGGGGACTCATTTTGACAGTCCTCTGCCCCAAACACAGCCTTTGGAGGCAATAGCCTTggttcctctctcctccccactcaccTGCAGGCCATGGTTGGCATAGCCCAGTCCGAGTTGCCTGCAGGCAACCATGGCCTCCAGTGTCCCCCAGTCATCCCCACAGATGAGGCCCCAGCGAAGGGACCCAGGTCCTCCTGTCTGCACCTCGACTCGCCCTTCGTGTCGGCTGCGGCCCCCGCTGAGTCGGATCTGTAGTGACACAGTGGAAGTACTGGGGAAGCTTTTGGGGGTGGAGTAGCGGGAGTCTGTAGCAGGCCTATGGCTGAATGGTGATTCAGAGGCACTTAAAGGGCTAGCAAGTGGTGGCATC from Phocoena sinus isolate mPhoSin1 chromosome 13, mPhoSin1.pri, whole genome shotgun sequence encodes:
- the AUP1 gene encoding ancient ubiquitous protein 1 → MEPPPSPGPERLFDSHRLPGDGFLLLALLLYAPVGFCLLVLRVFLGIHVFLVSCALPDSVLRRFVVRTMCAVLGLVARQEDSGLRDHRVRVLISNHVTPFDHNIVNLLTSCSTPLLNSPPSFVCWSRGFMEMDGRGELVESLKRFCASTRLPPTPLLLFPEEEATNGREGLLRFSSWPFSIQDVVQPLTLRVQRPLVSVTVSDASWVSELLWSLFVPFTVYQVRWLRPVHRQLGEGSEAFSLRVQQLVAKELGQTGTQLTPADKAEHMKRQRHPRLRPQSAQSSFPPSPGPSPDVQLATLAQRVKEVLPHVPLGVIQRDLARTGCVDLTITNLLEGAVTFMPEDITERTQALPTASMPKFPSSGPVTPQPTALTFAKSSWARQENLQERKQALYEYARRRFTERQAQEAD
- the HTRA2 gene encoding serine protease HTRA2, mitochondrial, which translates into the protein MAALRAGRGAVWSLRGWRALGGGRWGKGPLLTPDLRALLTSGTPDPRARVTYGTPSFGARLSVGVLEPRTCLTSGTSDPRARLIQGTPDPRIREDSGTPGTRPRVWLAVALGAGGAVLLLLWGGGRGPPAVLASVLGSPPPSPRSQYNFIADVVEKTAPAVVYIEILGRHPFSGREVPISNGSGFVVAADGLIVTNAHVVADRRRVRVRLPSGDTYEAVVTAVDPVADIATLRIQTKEPLPTLPLGRSADVRQGEFVVAMGSPFALQNTITSGIVSSAQRPARDLGLPQTNVEYIQTDAAIDFGNSGGPLVNLDGEVIGVNTMKVTAGISFAIPADRLREFLHRGEKKNSWFGSSGSQRRYIGVMMLTLTPSILAELQLREPSFPDVQHGVLIHKVILDSPAHRAGLRPGDVILAIGERLVQNAEDIYEAVRTQSQLAVRIRRGPETLTLYVTPEVTE
- the LOXL3 gene encoding lysyl oxidase homolog 3 isoform X4, coding for MGQGMGAIHLSEVRCSGQEPSLWKCPHRNITAEDCSHSQDAGVRCNLPYTGVETKIRLSGGRSRHEGRVEVQTGGPGSLRWGLICGDDWGTLEAMVACRQLGLGYANHGLQETWYWDSGNITEVVMSGVHCTGTELSLDQCAHHGTHVACKRTGSHFTAGVICSETASDLLLHSALVQETAYIEDRPLHMLYCAAEENCLASSARSANWPYGHRRLLRFSSQIHNLGRADFRPKAGRHSWVWHECHGHYHSMDIFTHYDILTPNGTKVAEGHKASFCLEDTECQEDVSKRYECANFGEQGITVGCWDLYRHDIDCQWIDITDVKPGNYILQVVINPNFEVAESDFTNNAMKCNCKYDGHRIWVHNCHIGDAFSEEANRRFERYPGQTSNQII